One part of the Olleya sp. YS genome encodes these proteins:
- a CDS encoding alpha-ketoacid dehydrogenase subunit alpha/beta, with amino-acid sequence MNMKKNILEKGFSKLCIAKAMAELYEANFKQVSKYVHATSRGHEAIQIALGLQLLPQDYAFPYYRDDAMLLSFGLEPYDLMLQLLAKKDDPFSGGRTYYSHPSLKDDDKPKIPHQSSATGMQAIPATGVAMGMQYKELQGLDNLSTTLEETITVRSSAVENSLKPITVCSLGDASVTEGEIAEAFQMAALKQMPILYLVQDNGWDISANEAETRAQNAYEYAQGFHGLEAISIDGANFTESYEALEKVIKTIRTERRPFLVHAKVPLLNHHTSGVRMEWYRDDLEEARSRDPYPVLKQQLLDAGFSEKEVEAIEHSAKVKVQLDFEKALQAEDPKPEDLFTHDFAPTPITEEKGTRAPEGAEKVVMVDCALFAVEELMRKHKECLLYGQDVGGRLGGVFREAATLAQKFGDDRVFNTPIQEAFIVGSTVGMSAVGLKPIVEVQFADYIWPGLNQLFTEVSRSCYLSNGKWPVSMILRVPIGAYGSGGPYHSSSVESVITNIRGIKIAYPSNGADLKGLMKAAYYDPNPVVILEHKGLYWSKVPGTQGATSIEPSEDYVLPFGKAWVLQEIWKQENVETLTIVTYGMGVHWAYNASGELDMRDQIEIIDLRTLFPLDEDTIMKSVKKTSKCLVVTEEPSNNSFARALAGKIQEECFKFLDAPVMTIGSENMPAIPLNSTLEQTMIPSTEKVKAKIQTLINY; translated from the coding sequence ATGAATATGAAAAAAAATATACTAGAAAAAGGATTTTCAAAACTCTGCATAGCAAAAGCTATGGCAGAACTATATGAAGCTAATTTTAAACAAGTTTCAAAATATGTACACGCAACATCAAGAGGTCATGAAGCTATTCAGATTGCTTTAGGCTTACAATTATTACCTCAAGATTATGCGTTTCCTTATTACAGAGATGATGCAATGTTATTATCATTTGGATTAGAACCTTATGATTTAATGTTGCAATTATTAGCAAAAAAAGACGATCCGTTTTCTGGAGGAAGAACCTATTATTCGCATCCAAGTTTAAAAGATGATGATAAACCAAAAATCCCACACCAATCTTCAGCAACAGGTATGCAAGCCATACCTGCAACAGGTGTTGCAATGGGAATGCAGTATAAAGAATTACAAGGTTTAGATAACCTCTCGACTACGCTCGAGGAGACAATCACTGTCCGTTCGAGCGCAGTCGAGAACTCTCTAAAACCAATCACAGTTTGCTCACTTGGCGACGCATCAGTTACTGAAGGTGAAATCGCAGAAGCCTTCCAAATGGCAGCTTTAAAACAAATGCCCATTTTGTATTTGGTACAAGATAATGGTTGGGATATTTCTGCAAATGAAGCAGAAACTAGAGCGCAAAATGCCTATGAATATGCACAAGGTTTTCATGGACTTGAAGCTATTTCTATTGATGGAGCAAACTTTACAGAAAGCTATGAAGCTTTAGAAAAAGTAATTAAAACAATAAGAACAGAACGTCGTCCATTTTTGGTTCACGCTAAAGTACCTTTGTTAAATCATCATACTTCTGGAGTTAGAATGGAATGGTATCGTGATGATTTAGAGGAAGCACGTTCTCGCGACCCATATCCAGTGTTAAAGCAGCAGCTATTAGATGCTGGTTTCAGTGAAAAGGAAGTCGAAGCGATAGAACATTCCGCAAAAGTGAAAGTGCAATTAGATTTTGAAAAAGCGTTACAAGCAGAAGACCCAAAACCTGAAGATTTATTTACTCACGATTTTGCGCCAACACCAATCACAGAAGAAAAAGGAACTCGTGCACCAGAAGGTGCCGAAAAAGTCGTAATGGTAGATTGCGCATTATTTGCGGTTGAGGAGTTAATGCGAAAGCATAAAGAGTGTTTACTATACGGACAAGATGTTGGCGGACGATTGGGTGGTGTGTTTAGAGAAGCAGCAACATTGGCTCAAAAATTTGGAGATGATCGTGTGTTTAACACACCAATACAAGAAGCTTTTATTGTTGGGTCAACAGTTGGCATGAGCGCAGTAGGATTAAAGCCAATAGTTGAGGTTCAGTTTGCAGATTATATTTGGCCTGGATTAAATCAGTTATTTACAGAAGTTAGTAGAAGCTGTTATTTATCAAACGGAAAATGGCCAGTTTCTATGATTTTACGTGTGCCAATTGGTGCATACGGAAGTGGTGGACCATATCATTCGTCATCTGTAGAAAGTGTAATTACTAATATTCGTGGTATAAAAATCGCTTACCCTAGTAATGGAGCCGATTTAAAAGGCTTGATGAAAGCAGCGTATTACGATCCAAATCCAGTGGTTATATTAGAGCATAAAGGATTATATTGGTCAAAAGTACCAGGAACACAAGGCGCAACATCTATTGAGCCAAGCGAAGATTACGTGTTACCCTTTGGTAAAGCTTGGGTTTTACAAGAAATTTGGAAACAAGAGAACGTAGAAACCTTAACCATTGTTACTTACGGAATGGGAGTCCATTGGGCTTACAATGCGTCTGGAGAATTAGATATGCGCGACCAAATTGAAATTATTGATTTACGTACCTTATTTCCTTTAGATGAAGACACAATCATGAAATCGGTTAAAAAAACAAGTAAATGTTTAGTGGTTACAGAAGAACCTTCAAATAATAGTTTTGCAAGAGCTTTAGCTGGTAAAATTCAAGAAGAGTGCTTTAAGTTTTTAGATGCTCCTGTTATGACTATTGGTAGCGAGAATATGCCAGCTATTCCTTTAAATTCTACTTTAGAGCAAACCATGATTCCTTCTACAGAAAAAGTGAAAGCTAAAATTCAAACTCTGATTAATTATTAA
- a CDS encoding twin-arginine translocase TatA/TatE family subunit, translating into MINVTTFLFISGGEIIFILLIVVMVFGAKNIPEIARGLGKGMRTLKDATNDIKTEITKSAERNGLDTSITQDVNEELKKVKDDLEDFTGSVRRKL; encoded by the coding sequence ATGATTAACGTAACAACATTTTTATTTATTAGTGGTGGCGAAATTATCTTTATTTTGCTCATCGTTGTTATGGTTTTTGGTGCCAAAAATATTCCTGAAATTGCACGAGGATTAGGTAAAGGGATGCGTACTTTAAAAGACGCAACTAATGACATTAAAACCGAAATCACTAAATCTGCAGAGCGTAACGGTCTGGATACTAGTATTACACAAGACGTAAACGAAGAACTTAAAAAAGTTAAAGACGATCTGGAAGACTTCACTGGATCTGTACGTCGTAAATTATAG
- a CDS encoding O-methyltransferase, with protein MYFLPEKLDEYVVAHSQEEPELLQQLTRETYQKILQPIMLSGPYQGRVLSMISKLIRPKTILELGTFTGYATLCLAEGLQSEGEIHTIDVNEELVDFQRKYFDKSDFGPQIHQHLGPAIDIIPTLDNTFDLVFIDADKPNYVNYFHLVIDKLNSGGIILSDNVLWHGKVIEPLDDKDTSTKAVLEFNMLLKQDKRIETVLLPIRDGLTISRKV; from the coding sequence ATGTATTTTTTACCAGAAAAATTAGACGAGTATGTTGTTGCTCATAGTCAAGAAGAGCCAGAATTATTGCAACAATTAACTAGAGAAACCTACCAAAAAATATTACAACCTATCATGCTATCAGGACCATATCAAGGTCGAGTGTTAAGCATGATTTCTAAATTAATAAGACCAAAAACCATACTAGAACTAGGGACTTTTACAGGTTACGCTACTTTGTGTTTAGCAGAAGGATTACAATCTGAAGGCGAAATACATACCATTGATGTTAATGAAGAATTAGTAGATTTTCAGCGTAAATATTTTGATAAGTCTGATTTTGGACCTCAAATACATCAACATTTAGGACCTGCAATAGATATAATACCAACGCTAGATAACACTTTTGACTTGGTATTTATAGATGCAGATAAGCCTAATTATGTTAATTATTTTCATTTAGTAATTGACAAGCTAAATTCTGGCGGAATTATACTATCAGACAATGTGTTGTGGCACGGAAAAGTGATAGAGCCTTTAGACGATAAAGATACTTCTACAAAAGCAGTGCTAGAGTTTAATATGCTTTTAAAACAAGATAAACGTATTGAAACTGTGTTACTACCAATACGTGATGGATTGACGATTAGTAGAAAAGTGTAA
- a CDS encoding S8 family serine peptidase: MRKPLLKLSLLLVVFTVFNACQNETYLDHPEEDAKSINQEEALTIPEINAIINESISTTGTFDWKDATPHTLWSAVIRGNNILTIGYGNEDESFAEVKTERLKSTLDNILQLVEANEGFERSEKTVYEHEIINVVDVKVEQFSTIKLLLNSDGIRYLEPNGYNHYETVNNARSSSGCDKGADYINPAHYTTTSPNNAQISWHFNEHNIPAAWNYSTGSGVTIGLIDTGVSASQSLLNGNGFKDGYSSNSRYIQKYGTFIDSNWWWSSNYDGPHDKCGHGTAMASAMAAPRNDNGMPVGVAYNANLVAYRATEDVLLNDYHERKGVSKALTQLGNRSDVKIISMSIGYVWSIGNIKDAVRYAYSKGKLIFAAGGTSTSFTNGFGVIFPATMSETVAVTGVDDGPNYDRCDTCHSGSKIDFTIIMEGDNNTSKAPPVLGFYNGDRRYTGGSSVATATTAGIAALVWSRYPSWSRTQVLNRLKQSAEFYPYKNSSFGYGNIDALQAVQ; encoded by the coding sequence ATGAGAAAACCATTACTAAAGCTATCATTACTTTTGGTAGTATTTACTGTATTTAATGCTTGTCAAAATGAAACCTATTTAGACCATCCAGAAGAGGATGCCAAAAGCATCAATCAAGAAGAGGCATTAACAATCCCTGAGATTAATGCAATTATTAACGAGAGTATATCTACAACTGGTACTTTTGATTGGAAAGATGCCACACCACACACACTTTGGAGTGCAGTAATTAGAGGTAATAATATTTTAACTATTGGATATGGTAATGAAGACGAAAGTTTTGCAGAAGTCAAAACAGAACGATTAAAATCCACATTAGATAATATTTTGCAACTTGTAGAAGCCAATGAAGGTTTTGAACGAAGTGAAAAAACAGTTTATGAGCATGAGATTATAAACGTAGTAGATGTAAAAGTGGAACAATTTTCGACCATAAAACTACTATTAAATAGTGATGGTATTAGGTATTTAGAACCTAATGGATACAATCATTACGAGACTGTAAATAATGCACGTTCTAGTTCTGGATGCGATAAAGGCGCAGATTACATAAATCCTGCGCATTACACGACTACTAGTCCAAACAATGCACAAATCTCTTGGCATTTTAATGAGCATAATATTCCTGCTGCATGGAACTATAGTACTGGATCTGGAGTTACTATTGGATTAATAGATACAGGTGTGTCAGCTTCACAATCATTACTAAACGGAAATGGATTTAAAGATGGCTATTCATCTAACTCTAGATACATTCAAAAATACGGAACCTTTATAGATTCTAATTGGTGGTGGTCTAGTAATTATGATGGACCACATGATAAGTGTGGACATGGTACAGCTATGGCTTCTGCTATGGCAGCACCACGAAACGATAACGGAATGCCAGTTGGTGTGGCATACAATGCCAATCTAGTTGCTTATAGAGCAACAGAAGATGTGTTGTTAAACGACTATCATGAGCGTAAAGGTGTATCTAAAGCATTAACACAATTAGGTAACAGAAGTGATGTAAAAATTATTTCTATGTCTATTGGTTATGTGTGGTCTATCGGAAACATAAAGGATGCAGTGCGTTATGCTTACAGTAAAGGAAAATTAATCTTTGCAGCAGGAGGAACGTCGACTAGTTTTACTAATGGTTTTGGAGTGATATTTCCAGCAACTATGAGCGAGACTGTTGCAGTTACTGGAGTAGATGATGGACCAAATTATGACAGATGTGATACGTGCCATAGTGGTAGTAAAATAGATTTTACCATTATTATGGAAGGAGATAACAACACTAGCAAAGCACCTCCAGTATTAGGGTTTTATAATGGAGATAGACGTTATACAGGTGGATCATCTGTAGCAACAGCCACTACAGCTGGTATTGCAGCATTGGTATGGTCAAGATATCCTTCTTGGTCAAGAACACAAGTGTTAAACAGATTAAAGCAATCTGCAGAATTTTATCCTTATAAAAACAGTAGTTTTGGATATGGTAATATAGATGCTTTACAGGCTGTACAATAA
- a CDS encoding branched-chain amino acid aminotransferase, with the protein MSYNISITKVQQSKVENIDFNNIPLGTTFTDHMFVCDYNNGIWENPRIEPLALIPTHPAAMALHYGQAIFEGMKATVDGEGNPMLFRANKNAARLNTSSDRMGMPNFPEDLFVEGLKQLVDLERNWIPPTDGSALYLRPFMYADEPFIGMRAATHFKFIIMASPAGPFFSKRIKLWAEKQYIRAANGGTGEAKAAGNYAAAIRPTELAKAKGYDQVLWLDAVEHKYIQEVGTMNIFFKIGGKFITPKRDGSILDGITRMSVIDVLRDKGFEVVERAITIDEIKEASKSNTLEEAFGTGTAVGIAYIQEIGVDGETIHVSNESPVGLEVNDTLNAIKTGKIEDKFGWMIKVEKELA; encoded by the coding sequence ATGAGTTACAATATATCAATAACCAAAGTTCAGCAATCTAAAGTTGAAAATATCGATTTCAACAATATTCCATTAGGGACAACTTTTACAGACCACATGTTTGTCTGTGATTACAATAACGGAATATGGGAAAACCCAAGAATAGAACCGTTAGCATTAATTCCAACACATCCAGCAGCTATGGCTTTGCATTATGGTCAGGCTATTTTTGAAGGTATGAAAGCAACAGTTGATGGTGAAGGTAATCCAATGTTGTTTAGAGCCAATAAAAATGCTGCTCGATTGAACACAAGTTCAGACAGAATGGGAATGCCAAACTTTCCTGAAGATTTATTTGTAGAAGGTTTAAAACAATTGGTTGATTTAGAACGTAATTGGATTCCGCCTACAGATGGAAGTGCTTTGTATTTAAGACCTTTTATGTATGCAGACGAGCCATTTATTGGTATGCGTGCAGCTACTCATTTTAAGTTTATAATCATGGCTTCACCAGCTGGACCATTTTTTAGTAAGCGCATAAAACTATGGGCAGAAAAACAATATATACGTGCAGCAAATGGTGGAACAGGAGAAGCTAAAGCAGCAGGAAATTATGCAGCAGCTATACGTCCAACCGAATTAGCAAAAGCAAAAGGCTATGACCAAGTGTTGTGGTTAGACGCAGTAGAACATAAGTATATTCAGGAAGTGGGAACGATGAATATCTTCTTTAAAATCGGTGGAAAATTCATTACTCCAAAACGTGATGGTTCTATTTTAGATGGTATTACACGTATGAGCGTTATAGATGTTTTAAGAGATAAAGGATTTGAAGTTGTCGAGCGCGCAATCACGATTGACGAAATTAAAGAAGCTTCTAAAAGCAATACACTAGAAGAAGCTTTTGGAACAGGAACAGCAGTTGGTATTGCTTACATTCAAGAAATTGGTGTTGATGGTGAAACCATCCACGTATCTAATGAAAGTCCAGTAGGTTTGGAAGTGAATGATACTTTAAACGCTATAAAAACAGGTAAGATTGAAGATAAATTTGGGTGGATGATTAAGGTTGAAAAAGAATTAGCTTAA
- a CDS encoding 3-hydroxyanthranilate 3,4-dioxygenase — protein MSKLFPPINFKEWIEENRHLLKPPVGNKVVWKDGDFIVMVVGGPNSRKDYHYNETPEFFYQVEGDIVLKVIDKGTPKDIHIKEGDIFLLPPKVPHSPQRGANTVGLVIEYPREKGVKDALLWFCENCTTKLYEEDFTLDNIETDMPKIFDAYYGDSDKRSCPNCGQVMQPPKKVQVE, from the coding sequence ATGAGCAAATTATTTCCACCAATAAATTTTAAAGAATGGATTGAAGAAAACAGACACCTTTTGAAACCACCTGTTGGTAATAAAGTAGTCTGGAAAGATGGTGATTTTATTGTCATGGTTGTTGGTGGTCCTAATAGTAGAAAAGATTATCATTACAACGAAACGCCTGAGTTTTTCTATCAAGTAGAAGGTGATATTGTATTAAAAGTTATCGATAAAGGCACACCAAAAGACATTCATATTAAAGAAGGAGACATCTTTTTATTACCTCCAAAAGTACCACATTCGCCACAACGTGGAGCCAATACGGTTGGCTTAGTCATTGAGTATCCAAGAGAGAAAGGTGTAAAAGATGCTTTACTTTGGTTTTGCGAAAATTGTACAACTAAATTGTACGAAGAAGACTTTACTTTAGACAATATAGAAACAGATATGCCTAAGATATTTGATGCATATTATGGCGATTCAGACAAACGTAGTTGTCCAAATTGTGGACAAGTGATGCAACCACCAAAAAAGGTGCAGGTAGAATAA
- a CDS encoding amidohydrolase family protein: MEKRKLRINGHSHLLPYPEEIPQFMKDKGIFWVDKDRKFMLQKDWNRPITDSSFFLNEKLAWMERFNIDHAVVLNLSQLYGNGLRVEEMKQALRFQNDFNAKVQHENPSKFTCGFVVHPGFVRGACWEIERCVEELGMQLLCLPTHYMDTIGTWRCIFDEENEPIFELANKYNLAVEIHPYDGEKFIKLENTSWRFHLIWMLAQCADAYHFLTLNGYQDKYPNMRTCFAHGGQLAQINLGRRIQGFDGRPDLFEGKSHPRKAVGHKNIFFDTLVHDTGGLELLIKNQTSKQVLMGLDDPYPLGEMESEKQSSYPGKILDLAMQRNIITETQRDAIWEDNVIQWLCGDDQAAKDKLVKRILG, translated from the coding sequence ATGGAAAAACGGAAACTAAGAATTAACGGTCACTCACACTTATTACCCTATCCAGAGGAAATTCCTCAGTTTATGAAAGATAAAGGTATTTTTTGGGTGGATAAAGACCGAAAATTTATGCTCCAAAAAGATTGGAACAGACCAATAACAGATTCTTCGTTCTTTTTAAATGAAAAATTAGCATGGATGGAGCGTTTCAATATTGACCATGCAGTCGTCTTAAACTTGTCTCAACTATATGGTAATGGATTGCGCGTTGAAGAAATGAAGCAAGCCTTACGTTTTCAAAACGATTTTAATGCTAAAGTACAACACGAAAATCCAAGTAAATTTACTTGTGGATTTGTAGTGCATCCTGGTTTTGTGCGAGGTGCTTGTTGGGAAATTGAACGTTGTGTGGAAGAATTAGGCATGCAATTATTATGTTTACCAACACACTATATGGATACTATTGGGACTTGGCGTTGTATTTTTGATGAGGAAAACGAGCCGATTTTTGAATTAGCAAATAAATATAATTTAGCAGTAGAAATCCATCCGTATGATGGTGAAAAATTTATAAAATTAGAAAATACGTCTTGGCGATTTCATTTAATTTGGATGCTAGCACAATGTGCAGATGCGTATCATTTTTTAACCCTAAATGGTTACCAAGATAAATATCCAAATATGCGTACGTGTTTTGCACATGGTGGACAATTAGCACAAATTAACTTAGGACGACGTATACAAGGCTTTGATGGACGACCAGATTTATTTGAAGGTAAAAGTCACCCAAGAAAAGCAGTAGGACACAAAAACATCTTTTTTGATACCTTAGTCCATGATACAGGTGGATTAGAGTTATTAATTAAAAATCAAACCTCTAAACAAGTACTAATGGGATTAGACGATCCGTATCCTTTAGGAGAAATGGAAAGTGAGAAACAATCCTCCTATCCTGGAAAAATTCTTGATTTAGCAATGCAACGTAACATTATTACTGAAACACAACGTGATGCTATTTGGGAAGACAATGTCATCCAATGGTTATGTGGTGATGATCAAGCAGCTAAAGACAAATTAGTAAAACGAATCTTAGGATAA
- a CDS encoding SDR family oxidoreductase — MNLNLNNKYALVCGSTAGIGKATALALAEEGAIVTLIARNEDKLKATLKELPQQRPHDYIVADFSNPSDLKAKVSDYISNNHGFHILVNNTGGPKGGPVFSADIEEFENAFTQHLKCNHVLAQTVVPFMKQEGFGRIINVISTSVKQPLDGLGVSNTIRGAVANWSKTLANELGQFGITVNNVLPGATGTERLTEIIKNKSAKTGHTEAEAASAMKNAVPAKRFAKPEELADAITFLASERAAYINGINLPVDGGRTKSL; from the coding sequence ATGAATCTAAACCTAAATAACAAATACGCATTAGTGTGTGGTAGTACAGCTGGAATAGGCAAAGCAACCGCTTTGGCTTTAGCTGAAGAAGGTGCAATAGTCACACTAATTGCTAGAAACGAAGACAAACTAAAAGCTACTCTTAAAGAGTTACCTCAACAAAGACCTCACGATTATATTGTTGCTGATTTTTCAAATCCATCAGATTTAAAAGCTAAAGTTTCGGATTATATATCTAATAATCATGGCTTTCATATTTTAGTTAATAACACAGGAGGACCAAAAGGAGGGCCTGTTTTTTCTGCAGATATTGAAGAATTTGAAAACGCTTTTACACAGCATTTAAAATGTAATCATGTGTTGGCTCAAACTGTTGTTCCGTTTATGAAACAAGAAGGTTTTGGACGTATAATTAATGTCATTTCTACCTCTGTAAAACAACCTTTAGATGGACTTGGAGTTAGTAATACCATTCGTGGCGCAGTAGCTAATTGGAGTAAAACTTTGGCTAACGAGTTAGGTCAATTTGGTATTACAGTAAATAACGTATTACCAGGAGCAACAGGAACAGAACGCTTAACCGAAATTATTAAAAACAAATCAGCAAAAACAGGTCATACAGAAGCAGAAGCTGCTAGTGCAATGAAAAATGCTGTACCAGCTAAACGATTTGCAAAACCAGAAGAGTTAGCAGATGCCATCACCTTTTTAGCAAGTGAACGCGCTGCTTATATAAACGGAATTAATCTTCCGGTTGATGGCGGAAGAACAAAAAGTTTGTAA